A single window of Electrophorus electricus isolate fEleEle1 chromosome 16, fEleEle1.pri, whole genome shotgun sequence DNA harbors:
- the gas6 gene encoding growth arrest-specific protein 6 — translation MPLASGSLLILMCVACSSGLSLSPEEANQFLRRNRRAYQVFEETKQGHLERECVEEICTKEEAREVFENDPETDYFYPKYLVCVEKFGSAGKKKEDLVTCVHNIPDQCSPNPCHHLGTVRCEDKKGEFHCHCFTGFAGNTCENDVNECSNKNGGCDHECRNTMGSYHCSCHDGFTLSGHHRCLDFDECTDIPDICGTAQCRNTVGSYECLCDLGYVYDNKTKACLDVDECELGVCMEECVNTPGSFHCFCDGRQGKKLGQNLSSCEPIETCFPLDMRRNSRSLYLGRMFSGTPVVKLRFRRRVHTGFTADFDLRTYDSEGVVFFAGGHLNSSWIVLAVRQGKLELQLKYGAVSRVTSSGPLVSDGQWHKISVEEQARSLVIKIDREAVMKIAVNGDLFTLKKGMHELNLTVGGAPFREDGLVNKLNPRLDSCMRDWHWLSGEDMSIQETIRSNTRMQCYSSEERGSFYPGQGFAYFNHSHGAGYTQALRVQLSLRPASSTGVLFALVRQDTVPFSISLSDYHTGRNERAEYVLVSFGDVIVASATMPLCDSKVHMVRVSVSGNSTVLEVDGQPALSETLEHLEPLDLSSSYSTFIGGIPDVSLVSTPVSAFYTGCMDVMVNGRLLDLDEAQHKHNDIRSHACPLVNPPA, via the exons ATGCCACTCGCCTCGGGTTCCTTGTTGATCCTCATGTGCGTCGCCTGCTCGTCGGGGT TGTCCTTGTCGCCTGAGGAAGCTAACCAGTTTTtaagaagaaacagaagagcGTACCAGGTTTTTGAAGAAACGAAACAAGGGCATTTGGAGAGAGAATGCGTAGAAGAGATATGCACCAAAGAGGAGGCAAGAGAAGTGTTTGAAAATGACCCTGAAACG GATTACTTCTATCCCAAGTATTTGG TCTGTGTGGAGAAGTTTGGAAGTGCAGGCAAGAAGAAGGAAGACCTGGTCACCTGTGTCCACA ACATTCCAGACCAGTGTTCACCCAATCCGTGCCATCACCTGGGGACGGTGCGCTGTGAGGACAAAAAGGGCGAATTCCACTGCCACTGTTTCACAGGATTTGCTGGCAACACATGCGAGAACG ATGTAAATGAGtgcagtaataaaaatggaggGTGTGATCATGAGTGCAGAAACACGATGGGAAGTTACCACTGCTCATGTCACGATGGTTTTACACTGTCCGGTCACCACAGGTGCCTAG ATTTTGATGAATGTACAGATATTCCTGACATATGTGGTACAGCACAGTGCAGGAACACAGTCGGGAGCTACGAGTGCCTTTGTGACTTGGGCTACGTCTATGACAACAAGACCAAAGCCTGCCTAG atgtggatgagtgtgaGTTAGGCGTGTGCATGGAGGAGTGTGTTAACACGCCTGGGAGTTTCCACTGCTTCTGCGATGGCCGGCAGGGCAAGAAGCTCGGGCAAAACTTGAGCAGCTGTGAG CCCATAGAGACTTGTTTTCCACTTGACATGAGGAGGAACTCTCGCTCCCTGTACCTGGGCCGCATGTTCAGTGGGACACCTGTGGTCAAGCTGCGATTCCGCCGCCGGGTTCACACTGG CTTCACGGCAGACTTTGACCTGAGGACGTACGACTCGGAAGGAGTCGTTTTCTTCGCGGGTGGTCACTTGAACAGCTCCTGGATCGTGCTGGCCGTCCGCCAAGGAAAGCTGGAGCTGCAGCTGAAATACGGAGCCGTGAGCCGCGTTACCAGCAGCGGACCACTGGTTAGTGACGGACAGTGGCATAAG ATCTCAGTGGAGGAGCAGGCACGGAGCCTGGTGATAAAGATCGACAGGGAGGCGGTAATGAAGATTGCGGTAAATGGAGATCTGTTTACTCTGAAGAAAGGCATGCATGAGCTCAACCTAACCGTGGGTGGGGCCCCCTTCAGAGAGGACGGACTGGTTAATAAG TTGAACCCACGTCTAGACAGCTGCATGCGTGATTGGCACTGGCTGAGTGGCGAGGACATGTCCATCCAGGAGACCATCCGCTCCAACACACGCATGCAGTGCTACTCTAGCGAGGAGCGCGGCTCCTTCTACCCGGGTCAAGGGTTCGCCTACTTCAACCACAGCCATGGGGCAG GCTACACGCAGGCTCTCAGAGTACAGTTGAGTCTACGGCCCGCCTCTAGCACGGGAGTTCTGTTTGCACTCGTCCGCCAGGACACCGTCCCTTTCTCTATCTCCCTTTCTGACTATCACACTGGGAGGAACGAACGGGCAGAG TACGTGCTGGTGTCTTTCGGTGACGTGATTGTGGCCAGCGCCACCATGCCCCTGTGCGACTCGAAGGTGCATATGGTGAGAGTGAGCGTATCTGGCAACAGCACAGTGCTTGAGGTGGATGGGCAGCCAGCTCTCTCTGAAACTCTGGAGCACCTGGAGCCTCTGGACCTCTCATCCTCATACAGCACCTTTATCGGAGGCATACCGG ATGTTTCTCTGGTGTCCACGCCGGTCTCAGCTTTCTACACAGGCTGCATGGACGTTATGGTTAATGGCCGCCTGTTAGACCTGGACGAGGCCCAGCACAAGCACAACGACATCCGCTCTCACGCCTGCCCTCTAGTGAACCCCCCAGCGTAA
- the pros1 gene encoding vitamin K-dependent protein S isoform X1: MRINLSSETQSFSPSDQLFSIRLKTASYCKNNPPVVFRVLAQSKASQFLTRHRRANSLFEERKKGNLERECVEELCSKEEAREIFENIAETDYFYPKYVECLGSHRVGITNSGADSEILQDLRSCVKEITDQCQPLPCHKHGYERCLDGHATYTCMCKPGWTGMHCEEDINECEDPEFLAGCNHKCFNVPGSFRCTCEDGFYLKDNIHCLDINECRLYPSICKEPAKCVNTPGAYECQCPKGYKYNFTSHECQDLDECEQNICEFDCTNTLGSYSCQCDGRVGLKLSADGHTCETIPVCVPLYDHKHGEMLYLGEQFTGGPVIYLRFRLPLENSRFAVEFDFRTFDPEGVMLYAESLQDSWFMLGLRGGRIEVQLKNQHSVKVTSGGRAINDGLWHVISVEELEKSISVKLSKEAVLSISSPGSLFGTTSGKLDTKVYIAGLPNRNTSLIKQINPRLDGCIRGWNLLNQGTSGVKEVIQEKESKHCFVYVERGSFFTGAGPAYFNIDYSRDGQWTVDVEMGIRPSSSTGVLFTLVTNNTVPLSVTVVTQGSIDADLQVFLDGILVATLQSLMLCYPEHLVVRMQVTANSLQLSANSSKVSYADAELLGQALATLNTTMQQPVDTYIGGLPDLPLSATPVSAYYHGCIMEIRVNKHLLDFDEAVSKHNSIKSHSCPPVHPPEPPGSGPGPAPARK; encoded by the exons ATGCGAATCAATCTTAGTTCCGAAACCCAGTCCTTTTCTCCGTCAGACCAGCTGTTTTCTATACGTTTAAAAACAGCATCGTACTGTAAAAATAATCCCCCCGTGGTTTTTCGAGTCCTGGCGCAGAGCAAGGCATCACAGTTTCTAACGCGGCATCGCCGGGCAAACTCGTTgtttgaagaaagaaaaaagggcaACTTGGAGAGAGAGTGCGTTGAAGAATTGTGCAGTAAAGAGGAGGCACGGGAGATCTTTGAGAACATCGCTGAAACA GACTACTTCTACCCAAAATATGTTG AGTGCCTGGGCTCTCATCGTGTAGGTATAACCAACTCGGGTGCTGATTCTGAGATTCTTCAGGACCTCCGCAGCTGTGTGAAAG AAATCACGGACCAGTGCCAGCCTCTGCCCTGCCACAAACATGGGTATGAACGTTGCTTGGACGGCCATGCCACTTACACCTGCATGTGCAAGCCCGGCTGGACAGGCATGCACTGTGAAGAGG ACATTAATGAGTGCGAAGATCCAGAGTTCCTCGCTGGTTGTAACCATAAGTGCTTTAACGTACCTGGGAGTTTTCGTTGCACATGTGAGGATGGGTTTTACCTGAAGGACAACATCCACTGTTTAG ATATTAACGAGTGCAGACTTTACCCCAGCATCTGTAAGGAGCCGGCCAAATGTGTCAATACGCCAGGCGCGTATGAATGCCAGTGCCCCAAAGGATACAAGTATAACTTTACCTCCCATGAGTGCCAGG ACCTGGACGAGTGTGAGCAGAACATCTGTGAGTTcgactgcactaacacactggGCAGCTACTCGTGCCAGTGCGACGGGCGTGTGGGCCTTAAGCTGTCCGCTGACGGGCACACGTGTGAGaccatccctgtgtgtgtgccactctATGACCACAAGCACGGGGAGATGCTCTACCTGGGTGAGCAGTTCACCGGGGGGCCGGTCATCTACCTGCGCTTCCGCCTGCCTTTGGAGAACAGCCG GTTTGCCGTGGAGTTTGACTTCCGGACGTTCGACCCGGAGGGCGTAATGCTGTACGCAGAGTCGCTGCAAGATTCGTGGTTCATGTTGGGCCTGAGGGGCGGCCGCATCGAGGTGCAGTTGAAGAACCAGCACTCTGTCAAGGTCACCAGCGGAGGCAGAGCCATCAACGACGGCCTATGGCACGTG ATCTCTgtggaagagctggagaagagtaTCAGCGTGAAGCTCAGCAAGGAGGCGGTGCTGAGCATCAGCAGTCCGGGGAGCCTCTTCGGCACCACCAGCGGCAAGCTGGACACCAAGGTTTACATTGCTGGCTTGCCCAACCGTAACACCAGCCTCATCAAGCAG ATCAACCCCAGGTTAGACGGCTGCATCCGTGGCTGGAATCTACTAAACCAGGGCACCTCCGGGGTGAAGGAGGTCATCCAAGAGAAGGAGAGCAAACACTGTTTCGTCTACGTGGAGAGGGGCTCCTTCTTCACGGGGGCTGGGCCTGCCTACTTCAACATCGACTACA GCAGAGATGGGCAGTGGACAGTGGATGTAGAGATGGGCATTCGTCCATCCAGCAGCACGGGTGTTCTGTTCACCCTTGTTACCAACAACACTGTGCCCCTCTCAGTCACCGTGGTAACTCAGGGCTCCATCGATGCA GACCTGCAGGTGTTTTTGGACGGCATTCTCGTGGCGACGctccagtcactgatgctgtgcTATCCGGAGCACTTGGTGGTGAGAATGCAAGTGACCGCGAACAGCCTCCAGCTCTCTGCCAACTCCTCCAAAGTGTCGTATGCCGATGCCGAGCTTCTGGGCCAGGCACTGGCTACGCTCAACACCACCATGCAGCAACCAGTGGACACCTACATCGGGGGACTGCCAG atCTTCCTCTCTCCGCTACGCCAGTCTCAGCCTATTACCACGGCTGCATCATGGAGATCCGCGTGAACAAGCATCTGCTCGACTTTGACGAAGCCGTCAGCAAGCACAACAGCATCAAGTCTCACTCCTGCCCACCCGTGCATCCTCCCGAGCCCCCCGGCAGCGGGCCTGGTCCTGCCCCAGCCCGGAAGTGA
- the pros1 gene encoding vitamin K-dependent protein S isoform X2 yields MWRKNAALRETLTGLLLLATFCDAHQFLAQSKASQFLTRHRRANSLFEERKKGNLERECVEELCSKEEAREIFENIAETDYFYPKYVECLGSHRVGITNSGADSEILQDLRSCVKEITDQCQPLPCHKHGYERCLDGHATYTCMCKPGWTGMHCEEDINECEDPEFLAGCNHKCFNVPGSFRCTCEDGFYLKDNIHCLDINECRLYPSICKEPAKCVNTPGAYECQCPKGYKYNFTSHECQDLDECEQNICEFDCTNTLGSYSCQCDGRVGLKLSADGHTCETIPVCVPLYDHKHGEMLYLGEQFTGGPVIYLRFRLPLENSRFAVEFDFRTFDPEGVMLYAESLQDSWFMLGLRGGRIEVQLKNQHSVKVTSGGRAINDGLWHVISVEELEKSISVKLSKEAVLSISSPGSLFGTTSGKLDTKVYIAGLPNRNTSLIKQINPRLDGCIRGWNLLNQGTSGVKEVIQEKESKHCFVYVERGSFFTGAGPAYFNIDYSRDGQWTVDVEMGIRPSSSTGVLFTLVTNNTVPLSVTVVTQGSIDADLQVFLDGILVATLQSLMLCYPEHLVVRMQVTANSLQLSANSSKVSYADAELLGQALATLNTTMQQPVDTYIGGLPDLPLSATPVSAYYHGCIMEIRVNKHLLDFDEAVSKHNSIKSHSCPPVHPPEPPGSGPGPAPARK; encoded by the exons ATGTGGAGAAAGAACGCGGCGTTGCGCGAAACTCTCACCGGCCTCTTGCTGCTGGCTACGTTTTGCGATGCCCACCAAT TCCTGGCGCAGAGCAAGGCATCACAGTTTCTAACGCGGCATCGCCGGGCAAACTCGTTgtttgaagaaagaaaaaagggcaACTTGGAGAGAGAGTGCGTTGAAGAATTGTGCAGTAAAGAGGAGGCACGGGAGATCTTTGAGAACATCGCTGAAACA GACTACTTCTACCCAAAATATGTTG AGTGCCTGGGCTCTCATCGTGTAGGTATAACCAACTCGGGTGCTGATTCTGAGATTCTTCAGGACCTCCGCAGCTGTGTGAAAG AAATCACGGACCAGTGCCAGCCTCTGCCCTGCCACAAACATGGGTATGAACGTTGCTTGGACGGCCATGCCACTTACACCTGCATGTGCAAGCCCGGCTGGACAGGCATGCACTGTGAAGAGG ACATTAATGAGTGCGAAGATCCAGAGTTCCTCGCTGGTTGTAACCATAAGTGCTTTAACGTACCTGGGAGTTTTCGTTGCACATGTGAGGATGGGTTTTACCTGAAGGACAACATCCACTGTTTAG ATATTAACGAGTGCAGACTTTACCCCAGCATCTGTAAGGAGCCGGCCAAATGTGTCAATACGCCAGGCGCGTATGAATGCCAGTGCCCCAAAGGATACAAGTATAACTTTACCTCCCATGAGTGCCAGG ACCTGGACGAGTGTGAGCAGAACATCTGTGAGTTcgactgcactaacacactggGCAGCTACTCGTGCCAGTGCGACGGGCGTGTGGGCCTTAAGCTGTCCGCTGACGGGCACACGTGTGAGaccatccctgtgtgtgtgccactctATGACCACAAGCACGGGGAGATGCTCTACCTGGGTGAGCAGTTCACCGGGGGGCCGGTCATCTACCTGCGCTTCCGCCTGCCTTTGGAGAACAGCCG GTTTGCCGTGGAGTTTGACTTCCGGACGTTCGACCCGGAGGGCGTAATGCTGTACGCAGAGTCGCTGCAAGATTCGTGGTTCATGTTGGGCCTGAGGGGCGGCCGCATCGAGGTGCAGTTGAAGAACCAGCACTCTGTCAAGGTCACCAGCGGAGGCAGAGCCATCAACGACGGCCTATGGCACGTG ATCTCTgtggaagagctggagaagagtaTCAGCGTGAAGCTCAGCAAGGAGGCGGTGCTGAGCATCAGCAGTCCGGGGAGCCTCTTCGGCACCACCAGCGGCAAGCTGGACACCAAGGTTTACATTGCTGGCTTGCCCAACCGTAACACCAGCCTCATCAAGCAG ATCAACCCCAGGTTAGACGGCTGCATCCGTGGCTGGAATCTACTAAACCAGGGCACCTCCGGGGTGAAGGAGGTCATCCAAGAGAAGGAGAGCAAACACTGTTTCGTCTACGTGGAGAGGGGCTCCTTCTTCACGGGGGCTGGGCCTGCCTACTTCAACATCGACTACA GCAGAGATGGGCAGTGGACAGTGGATGTAGAGATGGGCATTCGTCCATCCAGCAGCACGGGTGTTCTGTTCACCCTTGTTACCAACAACACTGTGCCCCTCTCAGTCACCGTGGTAACTCAGGGCTCCATCGATGCA GACCTGCAGGTGTTTTTGGACGGCATTCTCGTGGCGACGctccagtcactgatgctgtgcTATCCGGAGCACTTGGTGGTGAGAATGCAAGTGACCGCGAACAGCCTCCAGCTCTCTGCCAACTCCTCCAAAGTGTCGTATGCCGATGCCGAGCTTCTGGGCCAGGCACTGGCTACGCTCAACACCACCATGCAGCAACCAGTGGACACCTACATCGGGGGACTGCCAG atCTTCCTCTCTCCGCTACGCCAGTCTCAGCCTATTACCACGGCTGCATCATGGAGATCCGCGTGAACAAGCATCTGCTCGACTTTGACGAAGCCGTCAGCAAGCACAACAGCATCAAGTCTCACTCCTGCCCACCCGTGCATCCTCCCGAGCCCCCCGGCAGCGGGCCTGGTCCTGCCCCAGCCCGGAAGTGA